The Ananas comosus cultivar F153 linkage group 22, ASM154086v1, whole genome shotgun sequence genome segment tttgtttaatctCCTGCTGGAATAGGGAAATTAGGGCATTATCTGCTTTGGTTTAAGAAGTTTGGCGTTTTCATCTACTTGGGTGTTTTGGGTGTCACAAAACTAGGTTTTGTTTAGTTAGGATTACTTAGTGATGCCAAAGAGGTATGAtggagattttttttgttgcattttcTAACAGAAGTTGTGAAAAGAGTACTTTTTGATCGATCAATTCAATTCACATCAATTCGGTTCTTAAGTCAGATATGTTCACTTTTGCTTCTGAGAAGAAATCAAGGAATGGTTACATGTTGTTTAATGTTGTAGTAGAGCtttatattgttttaattaGAGAAATTTGGCGTTTCTTATGTAAAGTAGGAACTAATGATTGCTCAGTGATGCAAAAGGCTATGATGGGTAATCCAAGAATGATTTTTAATCTCTAGGAAACTTATAGTTACTGTACTCCAGGGGAGATGGGGGCTTTTGATATTATCTTAATGATATGTGGGAACCAAAGTGCTTCTCTTTCTGTCATACTAGTTAATAACAAAGCATTGATGTGGGAAAAtgtcttattattttattcctctTTTAACCTGTCCCTAGTAGCGATTTGAGGAGTTTCACATTTGTCTGAGTTAAAATTATATGACTATTGGGTGATGATTGGTTGTGTGTTAGTGAGCATACGAGTGATATAGAAGCATATGACATTGgcgtttttcttttcttagagTGCTTGCGTCTGCGAGAACTGGATACTTTGGTTTTAATCGTCCCTTTAATATAGCTACTTTTTGAGTAGCTCAACTTCCAGGTGTGGATCAAATAGCTCTCTCAATGAGTCAATGGAGCAGTATCACTCTGATTATATCCTGTATGGATTAATAAAGCACAGAATGATCCTTATATTGATGCTACTAGTGCTTTAAAGGATCATAAGAGCAGCATGATAGACACTTACCAACAATTTTTTCAGGAGATCAGATTTTAGGTTTCCTCTTCATTTTATGAGTTTTGTATCCTCTCTAGACTGAGGTATTTATGCCCATTATGCTTTGGCTAATTCTGCCTTCTTATCATTCGTTACACTGTTGTTCCTAATTAGAAGGTTTGCTAGAATGCTATCTACATCTGGTACCTCTCCAGGACAACCCTTTTGATGATGTAAATTGTCAAAGTTGATCACAAGAAATCATTGTTTTAATCATttacatttgaattttaaagttGACAAGAGTTTCTGTGCCTATTGGAAGACATGGAATTATACTTTGCATATCCCAACTCTTAATCTATGGAGATTAATTTAGTGCCATTGAATTCTTTtagtcaaattttatttcttaattaaatatGGTTTAAATCTCTATATATGTTCATACAGATATGGCAAAGAGAAAGCTCAAAGTATGCTCTGTTGAGGATGATCAAGGGCAAGTTCTACTGATTAGTCACTTCCATTTCCCATGTTCATTTGATAGAAAAGTGTCGTTTCTTTTAAAATCAGGTTAAGGAGCATGCAAGGAAACTTTTGGAGAAGCACATAAGGAAGCCGTTCTTCAATGCCCGGTAATACGTCGTGTCGGCTAGTGCGTTCCCATTACTACTTTTACAAAGGCCCTTCAGTGAGCAATCAATTTGTGTCTACTTATCCGGTACTTACCGCAGTATGACATGTCGAACTGCCACTATATGGCACGGTTAATTTATTTGAATCGTTTGTATTGTATACTGACAAACAACCTAGTAGAGCTTCAAACTAAAGCATATCTAGATGTTgtaaaattaagttaattaaacaTAATGATTCATACATTTGTATATTTCTGATGTATATTCTGGACACCACCAATATGCCTAGTTCTTTTAAGCTGAAACTAAAGCAAGTCAATTCATCTTTCATCTCATGCTAAGCAGGGTGGTTTAAGTTCTTGATAACTTAAAACCTCCTGAATTTGAATTGTATTCTGATAAAAAGCAAATTAGTGAAAGAAATTAGTTACACTcactagaaaaagaaaatctaggTTTGTTTTTGAAAACCGACAAATTAGATTGTGCCCaatattttttcttccttttgtaGCTAAATTGAACTTTATCTTGTTTAAGGAAGTTTTCAATTTGTATCAAAtttgcttgatttttttttttttccctgtttcTGATAGTTATGCAGATTCGGTGGAACGCATGAGCGTTGAGGAGTTTGAACAAGGAAAAGAATGGCTTAATGATACATTTCATTTAATCCGGTATGACTGAGATATGCGACACATATTTTCATGATAATGTCATTAAATTTATTAGCAACTCATATAAGATGATTGTCATTTTTTCTATTATAGTTTCTTTTCTTCCGTATAGTTGTTTCTCTATTGCTATTGTCTATGTTCTTGTAAATACATCTGCATAAGCGCTACAATGTTGTTTAGGCTTTTGCCACATAGTTTGATGGGTTGTTTTTTTCACTAGCAGAGGCGAGGATGATTGCCTTCCATCTGTTAAATGGGTTCTTGAGCTTGCAAAAGCTGCAGTTCGAAGATATAGAGTGCGTGGACTTGTGATTGATCCCTACAATGAACTTGATCATCAACGACCTCCAAATCAGTGGGCATATTATTCCTTATCATAGACTAGTTTCacggtgttttttttttttttttttttcctcgtgCAATTGTGTTCTTCCGACCCTTTTTTCATTGAGCATACTGTTATCTGAGTTACTCTAGGCCTTTCTCATGGGTTACCTTTTTAGTAGATGTTTACATGATGAATTCCTTGAGTTCTTCATTGCTAAATCTTTTCAATTCCTTGAGTTCTTCATTGCTAAATCTGTTCATTCTTTTCATCTTGATAACAGAACCGAAACAGAGTATGTGAGCCAGATTCTTACTATGATAAAGCGCTTTGCTCAACATCATGGTTGCCATGTCTGGTTTGTAGCTCATCCAAAACAAGTATAATTATGTCCTTTTATTTCAGTATCGCCTCATATGTATCTTATCTTGGAAacatacatatttatttatcaacCCATCTATATCAACTCTTAAATGTTCTTTTTTTCTGATATAATCATTTCCTTAGTTACAAAACTGGGGAGGTACtcataaaacttaaaataattGGTAACTcactttaatagtttaattACTTATCGGTTAAATTTCATCATATGCATATTACTCTAGTAAATGAACTGATATACATTTCCTCTACTTGGAAATGCACAAGCACATGATTACAACTACTCACTCTGTCTTGCTGTGCACATTCTTGAAGTTTATTTTCTCAACTCTAAcccaattttaatttctatattagTGCTTTCTACATTTGGTCATGTTGAAATTTCTCAACTCTAACccaattttaacttcaaaaatgTTAAAGTCATTATGCTCAATGCAAATAACAAGTTTAGATGCACAGTTCAAGCATGTTGCAGCCTCTATATTAGTGCTTTCTACAAATTTATATGCCTTGCATCAACTCAGACAATTCTCCATTACTTATGTTAGTGAAGGATTTTACTGTTTAGAGTTTGACAACATTTGCTTCATCTAAAATGATTTCATAATCATATATCTCATTTGGTTGTATGTTGCTTTGGACCCTTTAACCTGCGGACTTCATTTTGATTCATGATTTCTTTTTCCCAGTCATTTAAGTTGATATATTTGCATATTTAGTACACTCAACTTGATAAGGTTATTGACAGGTTAGCACTCATGTTTTATCTACAAAATGAGTTCGTTTGTGCATATTTAGTATATTTGCTTATACGTCTCaatgttttaattttctttgtttcagATTGAAGCAACAAGCAGGATTTGATGTTCGCATTTGAAGAATGTTTAGCTGGAGCTTTTTACTTTCCTTTGTTTTAGCTTTCGAATATTTGgggttcaaataaattttctattgcaTTGATTTCTATTAGAAcataaaaacttattttctgCATTTCATCACTGCTATAGATCAACAATCTTATAGTTTTATTACAACCATTTTTACTGTGTTGTTATACTTCTCTATTGCAATTTAGTAATATGATTCTATTTTGTTCCGGATACTACAGATTCTAGATTttacaattaatatcaaataaaaaaatcctattgtaatttgttgatattagtatttttttttaatattagtttcaAATTGCCAGCGGTCAAAAACTGTCGGTATATGCGCCTTATGCCAGTGTTTTTCTTGTACTTTTAGCGACGGTTTAAGAACTATTGCTATAGATCATCTTCACCGATGGTTAGTAAAAGTGCTGGGAAAATGTTATACCAGCAAGGATATTGTAGCGGTCACCTGCACTTTTACTAGCAGTTTTAGAACTGCTGGAGCAAATATTACCAGCAGTTTTCGTATTATTTACCAGCAGTTTTGGCTGCTGGTATAGGCCTATTTTTTTGTAGTGACACTTACAAGTAGCTaactaataataacaaaaatttcCATTTGCATTTTGGTGGTAATCTTGTAATAAAAACAATCTTAGGCCGCAAGTAAAGgaataaacataaataaataactaaatatgtCAACATCCAAGAGCTGGCAATGTGTTGGCTAGCTGGGTGCTTTGGGTCAATGTTTAGTCAAATCATATGGCATTAGTTAATTAAGCAATGTTACCTGTGCATCTAGCATGCATAAATCTTACACTAGTTTCTTAAAGGATAAGATTTACTTGCTTAGttatcttatcaattttttttaatgccaaaatttttacaaatatttaGATGATAAAATGTAAGCTGTAGACCCTATAATAGAGCGTACATATAACATTTTTCTAGTTAATTAAGTCCTATAGTTGATTGCAATTAAAGACACCTTTTAAAATTCTCAATTTGCCCAAAATGGCAACATATAAAAGTAGTTACAAAGTAATTTGCAAAGTACATAAAAAAAACTtgctctttttccttttctgataTATGTTAAAGTACATAATATAGTACTAAGGATAAATCCAACTTTGATTACAGCTTCTATTATTTAGCTACTCAATTAACAAATGTATTTAgctaaagattttttttttggacataTCCAAGTTAAGGTATTGATATagtcatatttttaatttatatatccaTGAGCTTCTAGCATTTAAAATGCTATGTTCATTAttgttatatatacatattaaactaaaaaatcaaacaattttacaaatatatgaGATTATTAGATTTTACAAGAGTAGTTGCTTGCATTGGCATTTCAACTAGTTGCAGTTGCAGTGCCCACATGTTTGACATTGCATCACTTGTTGACATTATACACAATCGTGACATCATCCGTGGCTGCACTGCTGATGTCCGAAGCCACGTACATGGAAACACATTAATTACTGGTCCCAAGAGTTGACAAAAGTGCTCCCTTTGTCTCTctcttatacttttttttcccaCAAACGATCATCATATTATTCTtgctataaataattattttcgtttaattagtaagtaattaAGGATTAATATATGGTCCATGAACCTCTTATATATAGTACTTAATTTCTCATTCTTACTTTCTTTTACTAGTTAATTAAGGATTGAATAAAACATCTTCGAAGAATCATTGAGCCTCGGTGATCATATATAATACCCAAGAACAACCACGTTTCTACGCAGGTATCTTTCATTAGAATAAATTGTTTGGTGGTGATCATAACCGGTTCTTACAGATTGAAAACAACTGATTAACTATCCTTTCCTTCGTGATGAAGCTACCACATAAAGTAACAATATTAGTGTCACTACAATTTCATGTGTATAGAGCTAGCTGTGTcgtgtgcattttttttttttttttgagacttAAACCTTCAGATTAGTTTGTGTCTACTTGTATTAGGTGCATGGATGGTATACAAATATACACAGTAGTTGAATAAGGGACAAATTAATATTGTACACAAAAAAAGGAATATAAGAAAAGTATACCTAGCTAAGATAGGCTCATAAAATAATACGGCCACGTTCATTACTGGTTTATAGGAATTACTCCAGAAAACATAAATAAGAGCTGATCTTAATAATCTTATCCTGATGATAACGTTTAATGATGTGATGGTTGAGCATTGATTGTGAGATTCCAAAGTGATTCTAAAGTGCATGTCATCGTCTGAAATGTTCAAAGAGGAAGCAAGATCAATAAAGATTTCAAGGCCTGCGGATCAACAGAGTCAAATTAATATTCGTGACACGTCAGAAAGCATCTCCAGCTAAGAAGGGAGTTAAATTAACTAAGCTCTCTAGACTCTCTAGAAGGCAACTAAATTTGATGGAGACATTGTTGGAACAAATATCGCATAGGaatttgattgtgattaaaatctaactaattttatgataacaataaataaatcaaacttacagatgacgcaaatattccaataaagatatgatcttatccggaagcgtgcgaggcactgccctaaggcgtattcccgtccttacgtgcgggattaaccggaaataacaccccaaggtacgaccggaattcctcctcctacgagcacgatcgtgaaggaggttgacgaaGATTCTCAACACCCAGTGGATAAGGGGAatgttcaaaaataaaagataaaagaataaaaggatAGAGATTAACCAATGATCAAAAATCTTTTCTACctgctctgttttttttttttattccagaggaggaaaagagaaagggaaTTTAACGCTTTTTCTCTTACGAGAGAGAAGCGGAACCCGCCCAACGTAATGCGAAAGAAACGGAACGGAAAATATTCCGTTAGTTTCTTTCTCattaagaaagataataaaataattaaataaaataaaataaataaagtagtaaataaataaaataataaataataaataataaataataaaacatcaaagtgcaaataaaataaattcaaactcaaaattttgagttttcaccaacaatcccccacaaaactcaaaattttaaaattacgaattaaaatcaaatttactgGGTGTTTTATACTATGCAATGGGTGAGgtgtttttaaaaaacttaacctcacttagtgtaaatagtttccatcagaaggaatcggagtgaaccaggtcttgaactacgttcctttgGCCCTGACTTCAACTACCACACACACAGTACAGAATTCTCCGTCGCGGGTCTGTGCGTTAATGGCCATGCACAGtaccttgatttttcataagagtttctatGNNNNNNNNNNNNNNNNNNNNNNNNNNNNNNNNNNNNNNNNNNNNNNNNNNNNNNNNNNNNNNNNNNNNNNNNNNNNNNNNNNNNNNNNNNNNNNNNNNNNttggatttttgaggggcttattaggattttgttactttagagcctatagagagcctttcttctctctctttccctcatttctctcaaccctttgCGGCCTAATCCACAAACCGGCTTAACCATCTAGCggcaaaatcgtcgcacacgccgagcCATGGTTCAAGCCTTCGGGCGGTGATCTCTGCGTACTCACCTCCAATCCTCCCTTTGTATCgatctcggcggcgaaatcgtcgcacacgccctagccttgataccaaggtcatcacaggtcctgggattccggaatccatttccacGTCTCAAGGGTCCGTCTTCAACTCTAttctgtcgacctatctaggtccaatgtcattTCCATcttaggtccaactgactctagatTCGATATCTTTtccacataacctaggttccaacactctaggtttcatgtcattcctgatcaacctatgttcacgacactaggttggatgccactcacctagatctacttgactctagattcattcacaacctatgttctttaacactaggttagatgccactcgatctattcgacatcctagttgtccaatcgagtATTTCATACTACTATTTTCCATTGTCGAGTTTTCTACTCACTTTAGAGTTATCGATGCCGTTCACATGCATATGAACCTAGCATATcctcacaatgctaatcatgcattcATACAATTACCTAACATTTATATATCAcgctcatcatgcattctagcatttctacattatgtcattaacatgcattcttttagcatttactacatgcatcatctagcatttatatgcatcaacatgaatttacatttctcttagacataacgtcgacctagtcgcttcggtgagcacaacccaccttgattcgctctccgattgcttgttgaCACTTGCAATCAGCCTCCCACGTCActcggcacccggtttggcccgatcttgcCAACGCTCAACAACCGTTTGTCGCCTTGCAGTTCCGGGAATTAAAGGTCTTCAGTTAGTTGCCACGATACCCGGAATCCattttcacgatttatggacgtcgcctcgaccctccaggcggaaacgaagctaaaccgtccgtttcttcaatatcttcacgtaggctcgacgaatcgccgaaccgacttcgccaacgcgttcgtatacctagcaattaggtttatgtaGGGTCAATTTGATATCAAACTCAACTGtttacaaaaaccccctttTTGGATGCCCTAGGTGCTACTAATGCCAAACCCACCATATCTCCTCATGAATGAGGTATAatccatctagatagcatgctagggttccatctaaaccattcttagagtatataaaccaaaccctaagaaatcaccattgttgcttcaagaagcttacctctctaagcttgctccaagaataagaagaagaagatgaagatggctcttctcctcctccttgccttcttctccttcattcCCCCCTCCTTGCTCCTTctttgaagagagagagggagagctattctagagagagagagagggagtgtgtGTGTTGGAGTTGGGGGAGAaataagagaagagagagaggaagcctTCTTTTAACCCCTCATATggccaaattgcataaaagcccctccaTTTCATGTCTTATGCACTGTCGAGACTTGGCAGTTTTCGgctgcggggaccggtccttgcatgagggaccggaccccggagagaccggttcttgattgagagaccggtccccgagatcAAATCCTGTTGGCAGAGGGCTCTGCCCATTTTCACACGtacggagaccggtcctccggctgagggaccggtccccgagagcagaattcCTGCGCAGTCCTTTGTCTGCCATTTTTCcacgcttacggggaccggtcctccagctgagggaccggtccccgagagcataaatcctgcactttgcagaatTCCACCACTTTGCTCTCGGAGGCCTtcctcaatgcactttatgcatttttgTTGTCCTCAACCTTTCCGAAGGACACCTtatcgacaattagtcgattctaacCGAAGTTCAACTcccgtatttcgagaattcatttccttacattcttccctccttaaaaagagtttcgtcctcgaaattCACTCACCTCAAACCCAATTCACCCCTCAATTCAACTTAtcgagggttccaatgcactttcgtACTTCGGAGTGGCTTTTCGCTCATCGGAATcatccaaaggcccactacggaggatgtgagactagattcactcacatttgccatGTGTAACTTCAAAAGTGCATTACCATCCTGCAAAGAACCACTCTTTGCATCACACGTCTAATCGAAAAATTTACttcgattcgatcaccggcattgcctaaaagcaatatcgttggtgcatcgacccatcgcgagtgctccaatccTTATTGGATCCTTGCTCTACTGCGAGATCGCCCACTCCGGCACATCTCGAATCTTAATCCACTTGAGAGCACTATCCTCGACTCCTCGTGGCCACCTATTACCCAAGTGCttcctagagaccactttactttctcCTTCAATTGCCACGGCCAATTCGACTTTGTTGTCGCAATCATCCGACACGAACACTCCGTCCGTGATCCAAGCCAAACTCATTAATAGAGTTATCGGCCGCACTGATCCTCAGTTCCCACAGGTGGACCAAGGGCCACCACTCTACGTAGGTCTACCGCCTAACCTATCtcaactacgcatagcgtctctcgctcgcaagcgtagacccaatcattaTTTCCAGGCGAAATTCTCATTtaggaattcgcacacactccaattAGGAGCTACCATGACCCCAAACCACTATAAGTCCTCGAGTTGGGTCACTACACGctcggtgtatcctcgatctcataatccaacacgtggcattccacgctcccgagtctaagctcggactaccgtcctgaccaaaattCTGCCCTACCTGTAGGTActgggccgctgtcactcacagctgactgcacTTTCCCAaggggcccaggctccacagtccacaaatggtccaggcacgatTCGTCCCCAAGCGAtacccgtcgtcgtcgtcctacacgacatactctatcgAGCTATAAGTACCACTACTGGCTCCTatcacctagtgcgagccatcagCCCCACGGGTGATCTATGGCCCGCCTCGCACTTAGCAATGCTACAATGCTACAGCCAACTCACTCACTATCGGCTGAATCAAATCCGCACTCTACGAGTAAccatactcgagcgctctatagGCCAATATCCCAGATTCGGCAACTTTGCCTAAGCGCACTAACCACACATGCACGTCTCGTTCACCTcgattcgaggtactactaggcccacaggccaaacttgACGCTAATCAACTAATTTCGCAACAGTGGTTCGccttcactgttcgatctaccgaaacTACATCCGAACTCTTGGGCTACTTGGGTATTCCCAACTGCCACAACTCGACTCTCGCAATCCACTAGCCACTGCTTCGAGAGTCGCTTCACCATTCCATCTCTACCATGAGTCTCGTTTCATGTCCAAGAATCATCACTAGCACTTTGCTAGTACCACTTGGCTCTCTACCTGCACCAGCATGCATTACACTCTCACAATGcaagcatgcccgggtatctacCTACCCGCACGAtgggtccctactatgcaatgtataGATAGTAGCAACAGACCACTCAATAAAACACATGCTATGCATTAAATGGACATCGAATAGTAGCATATGCTTGCTTCAACTAACTCATACATGCCATGGCATTGTTGAGAGCAGCAGGTTCCATAACTCAGGTCGCGTACCCATGGCCACTTGGCACTCGCCACGAACCTTCTGGTTGCATCATTCTCAACGGCCActctcccgaccatgccgcaggtggcacacctgcaggctgtcccgGAGAGGAAAAGGCTGTCGCCAGTGTCAAGGCCCGGctatcaccttgcggacactcgtctCGCGTATGGCCCGGCCGCCCACacctgaagca includes the following:
- the LOC109727273 gene encoding twinkle homolog protein, chloroplastic/mitochondrial-like isoform X1, which translates into the protein MSVEEFEQGKEWLNDTFHLIRRGEDDCLPSVKWVLELAKAAVRRYRVRGLVIDPYNELDHQRPPNQTETEYVSQILTMIKRFAQHHGCHVWFVAHPKQIEATSRI
- the LOC109727273 gene encoding twinkle homolog protein, chloroplastic/mitochondrial-like isoform X2; translated protein: MSVEEFEQGKEWLNDTFHLIRGEDDCLPSVKWVLELAKAAVRRYRVRGLVIDPYNELDHQRPPNQTETEYVSQILTMIKRFAQHHGCHVWFVAHPKQIEATSRI